Proteins from a single region of Methanobrevibacter ruminantium:
- a CDS encoding TIGR04083 family peptide-modifying radical SAM enzyme: protein MTFHVMIIPTLGCPSNCAYCWGSEENAELMDIDVINQIVKWLANFRDEPVHFTFHGGEPLLAGYEFYEKALPLLNDATTHETEGFSLQSNLWLLDEDMAKLFSKYNIAISTSIDGPKEINDYQRGEGYFDKTIKSVKLATDNGIQINFVCTFTSYSKDFSDEIYDFFKENGLNLKIHAALPSLRGDNADPWALPQEEHGKLLIDWLDKYLYDLDKFVIMDLDHIAKSSLRRVGTLCTFNDCMGTTLAVGHDGSIYPCYRFVGMDEYIMGNVYDEPSMEDLEKSEAWEKLMEFKSFVDEDCADCKFIKFCRGGCPYNGIVATQSPRAVDPQCEAYKMIFGEVSKKANEDFKKHAMAAFGGAPRVRKEGDPFSIMDLMTKM, encoded by the coding sequence ATGACTTTTCATGTAATGATCATACCAACTTTAGGATGCCCATCCAACTGTGCCTATTGTTGGGGTTCTGAAGAAAATGCAGAATTAATGGATATTGATGTGATAAATCAGATTGTCAAATGGTTAGCTAATTTTAGGGATGAGCCTGTACATTTCACTTTCCACGGTGGAGAGCCTTTGCTTGCAGGTTATGAATTCTATGAAAAGGCACTTCCATTACTTAATGATGCAACAACTCATGAAACTGAAGGTTTTTCCCTACAAAGTAATTTATGGCTATTGGATGAGGATATGGCTAAGTTATTCTCAAAATACAATATTGCTATCAGTACAAGCATTGATGGTCCTAAGGAAATCAATGATTATCAAAGAGGTGAAGGATACTTTGATAAGACCATTAAATCAGTTAAGTTAGCTACTGATAATGGAATACAAATCAACTTTGTCTGCACTTTCACTTCATATTCCAAGGATTTCTCAGATGAGATCTATGATTTCTTTAAGGAAAATGGATTGAACTTGAAAATTCATGCGGCATTGCCATCATTGCGTGGAGATAATGCAGACCCATGGGCACTTCCTCAAGAGGAACATGGAAAATTGCTAATCGATTGGTTAGATAAGTACCTATACGACTTGGATAAGTTTGTTATCATGGATTTGGACCATATTGCAAAAAGCAGTTTAAGAAGAGTAGGAACATTATGCACTTTCAATGACTGTATGGGAACTACACTTGCTGTAGGTCATGACGGTTCCATTTACCCTTGCTACCGTTTTGTTGGAATGGATGAGTACATTATGGGAAATGTATATGATGAGCCATCTATGGAAGATTTGGAGAAATCTGAAGCTTGGGAAAAACTAATGGAATTCAAGAGTTTTGTTGATGAGGACTGTGCAGATTGCAAGTTCATTAAATTCTGCAGAGGAGGATGTCCTTATAATGGAATAGTCGCTACCCAATCTCCAAGAGCTGTTGACCCTCAATGTGAAGCTTATAAGATGATCTTTGGTGAAGTTTCTAAAAAAGCCAATGAAGACTTCAAGAAACATGCAATGGCAGCATTTGGTGGAGCTCCAAGGGTTAGAAAAGAAGGGGATCCATTTTCAATTATGGATTTAATGACAAAAATGTAA
- a CDS encoding TIGR04165 family Cys-rich peptide has protein sequence MKFEDLIAKCPKCGSTDKTAHRRFIDNHHAHAELKEFKCDNCGYVFETGNDKEKSEEETIKKDLIGELNKKL, from the coding sequence ATGAAATTTGAAGATTTAATTGCAAAATGTCCTAAATGCGGTTCTACTGATAAGACCGCTCACAGAAGATTCATTGATAATCATCACGCACATGCTGAATTGAAGGAATTCAAATGTGACAATTGCGGATATGTTTTTGAAACAGGTAATGATAAGGAAAAATCAGAAGAGGAAACCATTAAAAAAGACCTTATCGGTGAATTAAATAAAAAATTATAA
- a CDS encoding ABC transporter permease produces the protein MTLDMLKKGSSENFLLKQIIKRNFTTKYKDSVLGILWSFLNPLITMVLLTAIFSTFFTKSIENFPVYFMAGRCVIDFFNSGTKIAMTSIKRNRSILQKIFIPRYIFAIGGICSEFLNFLMSLIVMITIMIVTGAPFYAMGLFAVIPIAILVILITGVGLILAIVCTKFTDIEYLYKIFTSLLVYACAIFYPMDIVPQPIRGYMELNPVYGIIAQFREFVMYGRFPSQTIMLTTIIFSIVIFIIGVLVFRKYQNKITLEL, from the coding sequence ATGACTTTAGATATGCTGAAAAAAGGGAGTAGTGAAAATTTCCTTCTAAAACAAATCATCAAGAGAAACTTCACTACCAAATATAAAGATTCTGTATTAGGAATTCTTTGGAGTTTTTTAAATCCATTGATTACAATGGTATTATTAACAGCTATATTTTCCACCTTTTTTACAAAAAGTATTGAGAACTTCCCAGTTTACTTTATGGCTGGACGTTGTGTAATCGATTTCTTCAATAGTGGAACAAAAATAGCTATGACCTCCATTAAACGCAACAGAAGTATTTTACAAAAGATTTTCATTCCTAGATACATATTTGCTATTGGAGGAATCTGTTCAGAATTTTTAAACTTTTTGATGTCTTTAATCGTTATGATAACAATTATGATCGTAACTGGCGCTCCATTTTATGCAATGGGTCTTTTTGCAGTTATTCCAATTGCAATCTTAGTAATCCTAATCACTGGAGTGGGATTGATATTGGCTATCGTATGTACAAAATTCACAGACATTGAATACTTATACAAAATCTTTACAAGCTTATTAGTATATGCTTGTGCAATATTTTATCCAATGGATATTGTTCCACAACCTATTAGAGGATATATGGAATTAAATCCAGTTTACGGAATCATTGCTCAATTCAGGGAATTCGTAATGTATGGCAGATTCCCATCACAAACCATTATGTTAACAACAATTATATTTTCAATAGTTATCTTTATTATTGGAGTATTGGTATTTAGAAAATATCAAAACAAGATTACTTTAGAATTATAA
- a CDS encoding ABC transporter ATP-binding protein, which yields MNDTNSKIETKIVPSIHNTFSLEAYLKTADETVLGNQNITCNTYKLDGEFINSHQYITDDAGKFEVSFDSDNDLKIELIFDGSEEYEKTELTTFFLKESEEEKKRIEEEEKQKELEAKRLAEEKEKEEKALKRKQNKERKAKLLEEYNNNQSYLQTTGDDNVAIELRNVSLSFKIGNDKIDNLKEYVIRTLKRNKEKKTIFKATDDVSFKIYKGEKVGLIGYNGAGKSTLLKIISGVYSPDEGDVIINGNIAPLLSLGAGFDKNYSGRENIFLNGAILGYGEKFLREKYDEILEFSELGDFINLAVKNYSSGMLSKLGFSIATIVDPDILILDEVLGVGDITFRKKSKEKLKSLMESNTTVLLVSHSIPEIRSICDKAIWIEKGKVREIGEVNNICDKYTKEAKNASKEKTKKLKPQRF from the coding sequence ATGAATGATACAAATAGCAAAATTGAAACAAAGATAGTGCCGTCTATTCATAACACATTCTCTCTCGAAGCATACCTAAAAACAGCTGATGAAACTGTTTTAGGCAATCAGAACATAACTTGTAATACTTATAAATTAGATGGAGAATTCATAAACTCCCATCAATACATAACTGATGATGCAGGTAAGTTTGAAGTTTCCTTTGACTCTGACAATGACTTGAAGATTGAACTTATTTTTGATGGTAGCGAAGAGTATGAAAAGACTGAACTCACTACTTTCTTCTTAAAGGAATCTGAAGAGGAAAAGAAAAGAATTGAAGAAGAAGAAAAACAAAAGGAACTTGAAGCAAAAAGACTTGCTGAAGAAAAAGAAAAAGAAGAAAAAGCACTTAAAAGAAAGCAAAACAAGGAAAGAAAGGCTAAATTATTAGAGGAATATAACAATAACCAAAGTTATCTCCAAACCACTGGTGATGACAATGTTGCTATCGAACTAAGAAATGTCAGCCTAAGCTTTAAGATAGGAAATGATAAGATAGACAACCTTAAGGAATATGTTATCAGGACCTTGAAGAGAAACAAGGAAAAGAAAACCATTTTTAAGGCTACTGACGACGTATCCTTTAAAATCTACAAAGGTGAAAAGGTAGGTCTTATCGGATACAATGGTGCTGGAAAAAGTACTCTTTTGAAAATCATTTCTGGAGTTTACTCACCTGATGAAGGTGATGTGATCATCAACGGTAACATTGCTCCTTTATTATCCTTAGGTGCAGGATTTGATAAGAACTACTCTGGAAGAGAAAACATATTCTTGAATGGTGCTATTTTAGGATATGGTGAGAAATTCCTTAGAGAAAAGTATGATGAAATCTTGGAATTCAGCGAACTTGGGGATTTCATAAATCTTGCAGTTAAGAATTACTCTTCTGGTATGCTTTCAAAGCTTGGTTTTTCAATCGCTACAATAGTGGATCCAGATATTCTAATTCTTGATGAAGTATTAGGTGTAGGAGACATCACTTTCAGAAAGAAAAGTAAGGAAAAGCTCAAATCATTGATGGAATCCAACACTACTGTATTGCTTGTATCTCACTCCATTCCAGAAATCCGTTCCATATGTGATAAGGCAATCTGGATTGAAAAGGGAAAAGTCCGTGAGATTGGAGAAGTGAATAACATTTGTGATAAATATACAAAAGAAGCTAAGAATGCAAGCAAAGAAAAAACCAAAAAACTAAAACCACAAAGGTTCTAA
- a CDS encoding glycosyltransferase family 2 protein, whose translation MANVVAIIPAYNEEKALADVIGKTLDYVDEVIVVDDGSSDKTSEVAVEAGARVIKHSVNLGKGEALKSGFKAIEGDSIIITIDGDGQHNPNEIPDLVRPIIEDSADLVNGSRYMNGPEENTPAYRRVGQKVLDIATNISAGTKVTDSQSGFRAFSSKSKNVFRFKDTGFGIESEMLVDAAEEGLKIVEVPITVRYDLNGSTKDPITHGVGVLFNITKDKVLRTFKK comes from the coding sequence ATGGCAAATGTAGTGGCTATCATACCTGCATACAATGAGGAAAAGGCCTTAGCTGATGTCATAGGCAAAACTTTAGACTATGTTGATGAAGTTATCGTTGTAGATGATGGGAGCAGTGATAAGACTTCTGAAGTAGCTGTTGAAGCAGGCGCTCGAGTAATTAAGCATAGTGTTAATTTAGGTAAGGGTGAAGCGTTGAAATCAGGTTTTAAAGCTATTGAGGGTGATTCAATAATCATTACAATAGATGGTGATGGCCAACATAATCCTAATGAGATTCCTGATTTAGTAAGGCCTATCATTGAAGATAGTGCAGATTTAGTCAATGGGAGTAGGTATATGAATGGTCCTGAAGAAAACACTCCTGCTTACAGAAGAGTTGGACAAAAGGTCTTGGATATTGCCACAAATATCTCTGCAGGAACTAAGGTAACAGATTCCCAAAGCGGTTTTAGAGCATTTTCCTCCAAATCCAAAAATGTTTTCAGATTTAAGGATACAGGGTTTGGAATTGAAAGTGAAATGCTTGTTGATGCAGCTGAAGAGGGATTGAAAATAGTTGAAGTTCCTATAACAGTTCGCTATGATTTGAATGGATCTACAAAAGACCCAATAACTCATGGTGTAGGTGTTTTATTCAATATCACCAAAGATAAAGTTCTCAGAACTTTTAAAAAATAG
- a CDS encoding NAD-dependent epimerase/dehydratase family protein, with amino-acid sequence METQRIMVTGGAGFIGTNLVNELRSRGHEVLSVDLLHHEDEADLYSDSYSDYVRGDIRNYRQMERIFDDNEKFDYVYNLAAEYGRWNGEGYYENLWETNVIGLKNMIRLQEKLGFRMISFSSAEVYGDYEGIMTEDVMENRPIKDTYQMNDYAISKWAGELMCMNSATMFGTETVRVRPVNCYGPHEAYSPYKGFIPIFIYKALHGLPYSVHKGHKRIIDYVEDTANTFANIVDNFIPGEVYNVGSKQEWEMTIEEYSDLVLEAVGIDDSLVTYTPAEAFTTKVKTIDFSKAIRDLKHDPKVDPKEGIRRTVEWMKWYYRIED; translated from the coding sequence ATGGAAACTCAAAGAATTATGGTAACTGGAGGAGCAGGATTTATAGGAACTAATCTTGTTAATGAACTTAGAAGCAGAGGTCATGAAGTATTGTCAGTTGACTTATTGCATCATGAAGATGAGGCTGATTTATACTCTGATTCCTATTCTGACTATGTTAGAGGGGATATTCGTAACTATCGTCAAATGGAAAGAATCTTTGATGACAATGAAAAATTCGATTATGTTTACAACTTAGCTGCGGAATATGGAAGATGGAATGGTGAAGGATATTATGAAAACCTTTGGGAAACCAATGTAATCGGTTTGAAAAACATGATTCGTCTTCAAGAGAAATTAGGCTTTAGAATGATTTCATTCTCATCTGCAGAAGTTTATGGTGATTATGAAGGAATCATGACTGAAGATGTAATGGAAAACAGGCCAATTAAAGACACTTATCAAATGAATGACTATGCGATTTCCAAATGGGCTGGAGAATTGATGTGCATGAACTCAGCAACTATGTTTGGAACTGAAACAGTAAGAGTACGTCCTGTAAACTGTTATGGTCCTCATGAAGCTTATTCTCCATACAAAGGTTTCATCCCTATTTTCATTTACAAAGCACTTCATGGATTGCCTTATTCAGTTCATAAAGGACATAAGAGAATTATTGATTATGTTGAAGACACTGCAAATACCTTTGCAAATATTGTAGATAACTTTATTCCTGGTGAAGTTTACAATGTTGGAAGTAAACAGGAATGGGAAATGACCATTGAAGAATATTCTGACTTAGTATTGGAAGCCGTAGGGATTGATGATTCCTTGGTAACCTACACTCCTGCTGAAGCATTCACTACAAAGGTCAAGACCATTGACTTTTCCAAAGCTATTCGCGATTTAAAGCATGATCCGAAAGTTGACCCTAAAGAGGGAATAAGAAGAACTGTAGAATGGATGAAATGGTATTATAGGATTGAAGATTAA
- the galU gene encoding UTP--glucose-1-phosphate uridylyltransferase GalU has translation MKAVIPAAGLGTRFLPATKAQPKEMLPVYDKPTIQYVIEESVNSGVDDILIVTGKGKRSIEDHFDRSFELEHHLKTKGKEEFLKEIEYISDLADIHFIRQKKQKGLGDAIYCAKKHVGNDPFVVMLGDTITKDTVPCTKQLIDIHEKYGKSVIALEEVPDEKVERYGIIGGEEIEPNIYQIDKLVEKPPLRVAPSNLAIMGRYVLTPDIFDCIENVEPGYGGEIQLTDALSKLDEIYGQVFKGQSYDIGNRIDWLKTSLRFALEDEKAKDEILNFIKNEII, from the coding sequence ATGAAGGCAGTTATTCCAGCAGCAGGGTTAGGAACAAGATTCTTGCCTGCTACAAAGGCCCAACCTAAAGAAATGCTACCGGTTTATGATAAGCCTACTATTCAATATGTAATAGAGGAATCAGTTAATTCCGGTGTAGATGACATTTTAATTGTTACAGGTAAAGGTAAAAGGTCAATTGAAGACCATTTTGACAGATCTTTTGAATTGGAGCATCATTTAAAAACAAAAGGTAAAGAAGAGTTTTTAAAGGAAATAGAATATATTTCTGATTTGGCAGATATCCATTTCATAAGGCAAAAGAAGCAAAAAGGTCTTGGTGATGCTATCTATTGTGCTAAAAAGCATGTTGGAAATGATCCTTTTGTAGTTATGTTAGGGGATACAATCACTAAAGACACTGTTCCATGCACAAAGCAATTAATTGACATCCATGAGAAATATGGCAAATCAGTCATCGCTTTGGAAGAGGTTCCTGATGAGAAGGTAGAAAGATACGGTATCATTGGTGGTGAAGAGATTGAACCTAATATCTATCAAATCGATAAATTAGTCGAAAAGCCACCTTTAAGAGTTGCACCAAGTAATTTGGCTATTATGGGAAGATATGTTCTCACCCCAGACATCTTTGACTGCATTGAAAATGTCGAGCCTGGTTACGGTGGTGAAATCCAATTGACTGATGCATTGTCTAAATTGGATGAAATCTATGGTCAAGTCTTTAAAGGCCAGTCCTATGATATTGGTAATCGTATCGATTGGTTAAAAACTTCCTTAAGATTTGCATTGGAAGATGAAAAAGCTAAAGATGAAATTCTAAACTTTATTAAAAATGAGATAATTTAA
- a CDS encoding DUF371 domain-containing protein: protein MNFKIKARGHENVLSLHKSTFEITKDNDLSLAGDCIIGLDIDKSMEDFPEEFKEKLANDDTKVIVELNTPNASDTIEGFGHHDLSLSHPTDIVCRKSTFVCSRTLMINSNKAAIDLNRDLIKDLANGESMEVNIKLI, encoded by the coding sequence ATGAATTTTAAGATTAAGGCAAGGGGTCATGAAAACGTACTGTCTTTGCATAAATCCACATTTGAAATTACAAAGGATAATGATTTGAGTCTTGCCGGAGATTGCATTATCGGATTGGATATTGATAAGTCAATGGAGGACTTTCCAGAAGAATTTAAGGAAAAACTGGCAAATGATGATACAAAAGTAATTGTTGAATTAAACACTCCTAATGCCTCTGATACCATAGAAGGATTTGGCCATCACGATTTAAGCTTATCTCATCCAACAGATATTGTTTGCAGAAAAAGCACATTTGTGTGCTCTAGAACCTTAATGATTAATTCTAACAAAGCAGCTATTGATTTAAATAGGGATTTGATTAAGGATTTGGCTAATGGTGAATCTATGGAGGTTAACATTAAGCTTATTTGA
- a CDS encoding DUF1848 domain-containing protein, translating into MILNTGLRTDIPGFFSEWLYNRIDDGFVYVRSPYAKNQIYSYKLDPALIDCIIFCTKNPQPMFENLEKIDKFNQYWHITITPYEKDIEPNVPPVDDVLESFKYLSKKLGKENVTLRYDPIFINEKYTLEKHIESFEDMLNSLSGYTTEAIISFIDLYEKTKRNFPKAREVTKDERLKIGKEFARIGNENNIRIKTCVEGTELDKFGIDSSGCMTKEVIERAINKNLNISKQKARNGECHCLLNNDIGEYNTCDHGCLYCYANSNKKLVKRNLKLHDPKSPILIGKIKEDNIIKEMSQKSHIINDSTRQTKLF; encoded by the coding sequence ATGATATTGAATACTGGCTTAAGAACAGACATTCCCGGATTTTTCAGCGAATGGCTCTATAACAGAATAGATGATGGATTCGTTTATGTAAGAAGCCCATATGCAAAGAACCAAATCTATTCATATAAATTAGATCCAGCGTTAATTGATTGCATAATATTCTGCACTAAAAATCCACAACCAATGTTTGAAAATCTTGAAAAGATAGATAAGTTCAATCAGTATTGGCATATAACAATCACCCCCTATGAAAAGGATATAGAGCCAAATGTCCCACCAGTAGATGATGTTTTAGAAAGCTTCAAATACCTATCTAAAAAATTAGGAAAGGAAAATGTTACATTAAGGTATGATCCAATCTTCATCAATGAGAAATACACTTTGGAAAAGCACATTGAATCATTTGAAGATATGCTAAATTCATTATCAGGTTATACAACTGAAGCAATAATAAGCTTTATTGATTTATATGAAAAAACAAAACGCAATTTTCCTAAAGCAAGAGAAGTAACTAAAGATGAAAGATTAAAGATAGGGAAAGAATTTGCTCGAATAGGAAATGAAAATAACATAAGAATTAAAACATGCGTAGAAGGAACTGAATTAGACAAATTCGGCATAGATTCAAGTGGTTGCATGACAAAAGAGGTGATTGAAAGAGCAATCAATAAAAACTTAAATATTTCTAAGCAAAAGGCAAGAAATGGAGAGTGCCATTGCCTTTTGAATAATGATATAGGGGAATACAACACATGCGATCATGGATGCCTATACTGCTATGCCAATTCAAATAAGAAATTGGTCAAAAGGAACTTGAAACTTCATGATCCAAAATCTCCGATTCTGATAGGGAAAATAAAGGAAGATAACATCATCAAAGAGATGAGCCAAAAAAGTCATATCATAAATGACAGCACTAGACAAACAAAATTATTCTAA
- a CDS encoding DUF3795 domain-containing protein, with the protein MNEYIAYCGLDCESCEARIATVNDDNELREKVSKLWSELNGVEISPEMINCVGCRIDGVKTPFCDSICPIRQCASARKYETCADCVELDECEKVGMIHKNNSDALENLKNLK; encoded by the coding sequence ATGAATGAATACATTGCATATTGCGGATTGGATTGTGAGAGCTGTGAAGCTCGCATAGCAACAGTGAATGATGATAATGAACTACGTGAAAAAGTTTCAAAGCTTTGGAGCGAACTAAATGGAGTGGAAATAAGTCCAGAAATGATTAATTGTGTAGGGTGCAGGATTGATGGAGTGAAAACTCCATTCTGTGATTCAATTTGCCCTATAAGACAATGCGCTTCAGCAAGAAAATATGAAACATGCGCAGATTGCGTGGAACTTGATGAATGTGAAAAAGTTGGAATGATTCATAAAAACAATAGTGATGCACTAGAAAATTTAAAAAACCTAAAATAG
- a CDS encoding GIY-YIG nuclease family protein → MKGTYCLIISMRKSEKLDIGHHHHDYKFRKGYYVYIGSAMNSLVARINRHLSDDKKLHWHIDYLLKNESSEIRDVLFNVSDKKIECDLASTIAEDGDEVPKFGCSDCNCSSHLIYFKRKRDAMNSVKSAYEKLDMTYHNLSYFKKELMKNKN, encoded by the coding sequence ATGAAAGGCACATACTGTTTAATCATATCTATGAGAAAAAGTGAGAAACTTGACATAGGACATCATCATCATGACTATAAATTTAGGAAAGGATACTATGTTTACATAGGTTCAGCCATGAATTCACTTGTTGCAAGAATTAATAGGCATCTGTCTGATGACAAGAAACTTCATTGGCATATAGATTACCTACTTAAAAATGAAAGCAGTGAAATAAGGGATGTTCTCTTTAATGTATCTGATAAGAAGATTGAATGTGATTTGGCATCAACAATAGCTGAAGATGGTGATGAAGTTCCTAAATTCGGATGTTCTGATTGCAATTGCAGTTCCCATTTAATCTATTTTAAAAGAAAAAGAGACGCCATGAATTCTGTAAAAAGTGCATATGAAAAGTTGGATATGACATATCATAATTTAAGCTATTTTAAAAAAGAGTTAATGAAAAATAAGAATTAA
- a CDS encoding DUF4013 domain-containing protein yields the protein MSNRQYFVAAGGFGFIGILVMIIGTLLISGYGLDIVKYGIERREDGPGIDIVRQILNAIKLIIVSFVYYIIPAVIAWLLYTLLGRGILTVLVVLIIYIVFAFAQFMAICRLAKYDSLGAVLSINEVIGDIPKIGMLKVLLTIIAVLVIAFIIAFIFALVYQVNDILGGILLGIFGVYATFFYNRAIGLLYSQV from the coding sequence ATAAGTAACAGGCAATATTTTGTTGCTGCTGGTGGATTTGGATTTATTGGAATATTAGTAATGATCATTGGTACATTGTTAATTTCCGGATATGGTTTGGATATTGTTAAATACGGTATCGAAAGAAGAGAAGACGGTCCTGGCATTGATATTGTCAGACAAATCTTGAATGCTATTAAATTAATCATTGTTAGTTTTGTTTACTATATTATCCCAGCAGTTATTGCATGGTTATTATACACTCTTTTAGGTAGAGGTATTTTAACTGTATTAGTTGTATTAATTATCTACATTGTTTTTGCATTTGCTCAATTCATGGCAATATGCAGATTAGCTAAATATGATAGTTTAGGAGCAGTTTTATCCATCAATGAAGTTATTGGTGACATACCTAAAATCGGTATGTTAAAAGTTCTTTTAACTATTATTGCAGTACTTGTCATTGCATTTATCATTGCATTTATTTTTGCATTAGTATATCAAGTAAATGACATTCTCGGAGGAATATTGTTAGGTATCTTTGGTGTATACGCAACATTCTTCTATAACAGAGCAATTGGTTTATTATACTCTCAAGTATAA
- the cfbC gene encoding Ni-sirohydrochlorin a,c-diamide reductive cyclase ATP-dependent reductase subunit: MKRQKKIAIYGKGGIGKSTTVANIAAAYSEDDKKVMVIGCDPKSDTTRTLCGKRIPTIVNTLKDNKAPELSDLVFEGFNQIKCVESGGPEPGVGCAGRGVIVAMKRLENLNAFDEDFDVILYDVLGDVVCGGFSVPLREDYADEVFIVSSGEYMSLYAANNISKGIKKLKGNLGGIICNCKGIENEEEIVSSFAEKINTQVIGFIGRSNLIQRSELDAKTVVEYAPDSDEAEAYRKLASDIFINDNFSTPEPIEDEDFENFFKSFLD; this comes from the coding sequence ATGAAAAGACAGAAGAAAATAGCTATTTATGGAAAAGGTGGTATTGGAAAAAGTACCACAGTAGCTAATATTGCAGCAGCTTATAGTGAAGATGATAAGAAGGTTATGGTAATAGGTTGTGATCCTAAATCTGACACTACAAGAACCTTATGCGGTAAAAGGATACCTACAATTGTAAACACCTTAAAGGACAATAAGGCTCCAGAGCTTTCAGATTTGGTCTTTGAAGGGTTTAATCAAATCAAGTGTGTTGAAAGCGGAGGTCCTGAACCTGGAGTGGGATGTGCAGGACGTGGAGTTATTGTTGCAATGAAACGTTTAGAGAATCTAAACGCCTTTGATGAGGATTTCGATGTTATTCTTTACGATGTTTTAGGTGATGTTGTCTGTGGAGGATTTTCAGTTCCTCTTAGAGAGGATTATGCTGATGAGGTATTCATTGTATCCTCTGGTGAATACATGTCCTTATATGCTGCAAATAACATTTCCAAAGGAATCAAGAAGCTAAAAGGTAACCTTGGAGGAATCATTTGCAATTGCAAAGGAATTGAAAATGAAGAGGAGATTGTCAGTTCATTTGCTGAAAAAATCAACACTCAAGTAATAGGATTCATAGGAAGAAGCAACTTGATTCAAAGAAGTGAATTGGATGCAAAAACAGTAGTTGAATATGCTCCTGATTCAGATGAGGCAGAAGCTTATAGAAAATTAGCAAGCGATATTTTCATTAATGATAATTTCTCAACTCCAGAGCCAATTGAAGATGAGGATTTTGAAAATTTCTTTAAGTCATTCTTGGATTAA